A segment of the Phorcysia thermohydrogeniphila genome:
ATTGTTCTCCTTAGAGAACTCTCCAGACTTTTCAATTGAATTGAAGAACCCGTATGCTACCGTAAGAACAAAGGCGGCAAGCCCAACCGCCATGAGCATCTCAACGAGGGTAAAACCCCTACCGAACCTCATAGATTTCCACCAGCTTTCCCGTTTCTGGCGTTCCGGCCTCCACTTTAAGAACCCTAAATCCCATCAAATCCTCAAAGTCCTGATTAACAGTTATGGAGTAGTTCAGCACGTTTACTTCCCTGTTGTTATAGCTTTTTCTCATGTATAGAATTTCATTAACAGCGTTATTGGCCGCAAGTGTGGAAAGAGTCGTCTTTAGCAGAACATCTGTAGTTTCTACTATCCTCCCTGAAAGTACGAGGAACGCCCCAAAGGCCATTCCCACTATGGCTACAGCTATAAGAACCTCAAGTAGAGTAAAAGCCTTTCTCATCTCAAGCTCTCCCTTAAGTTGAAATCATAACAGACCCTAAGGATTTGTTAAGATTTTGCAAAAGCTCCGCTCCACGAGAAACCTCAGGAGGAGGAAAAAAATGAAAAAAAGGATAAGGCTCGGCGTTAACATAGACCACGTTGCAACTGTCAGAAATGCAAGGAGAACCTTTGAACCAGACCCAGTCCACGCAGCAGTTATCGCCGACCTTGCCGGCGCAGACCAGATTACCCTCCACGTGAGGGAGGACAGGCGTCACGTCAACGAGAGGGATCTTAAACTCATAAAAGAAGTCATCCATTCCCGAGTTAACCTTGAAATGGCCGTAACCGAGGAGATGATAAACATAGCCCTTGAAGTTAAGCCCCATCAGGTAACCTTAGTGCCTGAGAGAAGGGAAGAGATAACGACAGAAGGCGGCCTTGACGTAGTCGGTCAGAAGGAGAAGATAAGGGAAGCCGTAAAAAGGCTTAAAGAAGCAGGAATAGTTGTCAACCTTTTCATAGACCCCGAGGAAGAGCAGCTAAAGGCTGCCGCAGAGGTTGGAGCTGACGCTGTAGAGCTCCACACAGGCCGCTACGCCGAAGCCTTCGCCGAGAAAAACGAAAAATTAGTAGAGGAAGAGCTTGAAAGGCTAAGGAAAGCTGCAAAGCTTGGTAAAGAGCTTGGTCTAAAGGTTTACGCCGGACACGGACTTACCTATAAGAACGTAAAGCCCATAGCCGAAATTCCTGAAATAGAGGAACTAAACATCGGTCACTCAATAGTCGCAAACGCAATCTTAAAAGGAATGAAAGAGGCCGTTCAGGAGATGATAAGGCTCATAAACTCTTAAGGAGCTCCCCTTGCTTGTTTCCTGTGGAGTAGACATCGTATCGGTTAAGAGAGTAGAACGCCTCTTAGATAAATACGGTGAACGCTTTATAAGGAAGGTCTTCCCCGAAGGGATTGACTACTGTTTCAAAAAAAGAAAAGGAGAGCTTGCGGGCTGCATAGCAGCCCGCTTCGCCCTTAAGGAAGCTGTTATTAAAGCTTTTGCTTCCATCGGAAAAAGGATTTCTTTTAAGGACATCGTAATCTGCGGAGGAGGAAGTCATTTAACTTTGAAAGTAAAAAACTTTGAAGACCTAAAACTTTTAACCAGCATTTCCCACGAAAAAGAGTACGCCGTAGCTATAGTTAACGTATTGCAAAAGAATTAAAACTCCCTTAAAATTACCCAAAAAGGTGAGGGGATTACTTGAGATGAA
Coding sequences within it:
- a CDS encoding prepilin-type N-terminal cleavage/methylation domain-containing protein encodes the protein MRKAFTLLEVLIAVAIVGMAFGAFLVLSGRIVETTDVLLKTTLSTLAANNAVNEILYMRKSYNNREVNVLNYSITVNQDFEDLMGFRVLKVEAGTPETGKLVEIYEVR
- the pdxJ gene encoding pyridoxine 5'-phosphate synthase, coding for MKKRIRLGVNIDHVATVRNARRTFEPDPVHAAVIADLAGADQITLHVREDRRHVNERDLKLIKEVIHSRVNLEMAVTEEMINIALEVKPHQVTLVPERREEITTEGGLDVVGQKEKIREAVKRLKEAGIVVNLFIDPEEEQLKAAAEVGADAVELHTGRYAEAFAEKNEKLVEEELERLRKAAKLGKELGLKVYAGHGLTYKNVKPIAEIPEIEELNIGHSIVANAILKGMKEAVQEMIRLINS
- the acpS gene encoding holo-ACP synthase, with protein sequence MLVSCGVDIVSVKRVERLLDKYGERFIRKVFPEGIDYCFKKRKGELAGCIAARFALKEAVIKAFASIGKRISFKDIVICGGGSHLTLKVKNFEDLKLLTSISHEKEYAVAIVNVLQKN